The Tautonia plasticadhaerens nucleotide sequence CGGGGCCGACCGGCCCACCCGTCGAGAGGACACCCCCTTGGGTCTCGATGCTCCCGAGTCCTCGCCGCGGCGTGACCTTGGCGAGCCACCCGTTGTATCGTCATGGCGCGGGGCGCCCTTGAGCACCTTCCCCCTTTTCCTGCAAGGGTTTAGGGCGATCGACCCTGGCGGTCGCCCCGATCCCGAAAGGATGACCGCCTGGGTAAACCCTGATGCCGGAACGACCCTCACGCCCGCGACGACCGCAACCGGAGCCCCTCGCCCATCGGAGAACTCACGCCGATCGGCCCGCCTTGCCCGGCGGGTATCGGGACCCGATCCGGCAAGCTCTCGCACGACGCCCCCCGGGCGAGCCTCGCCCGGGGGGCGCGTCGGCGCGGTACGCCCCCCGAGGCACCCGGGACCGGCGCCGATCGCATCGAGCCCGCCCGAGTCCGGCCGGGGCCGGCGCCCGGACAGGGGCGAAACGACCGGGGCCCGGCGCCCGCGACCAGGTCGCGGGCGCCGGGCCCCTGGGTCAGATCGTGCCGGCCGGGACGACACGGTGATTCGAGATCGCCCGGATCGGCCACCCGGACGCAAGTCTTCCGGGCGATGCGGCCTCAGCGGAGCGGGCCCGTCCCGAGGTCGGAGGCGGGGTCGGCGTCGGCCGAGGCGACCGTGCCGGCGGGCGCGTCGACGCGGAGCAGGACCAGTTCATTGCGGCCCAGGTCGGGCTCCCGGTACAGCTCGGTCGTCAGCCCCCGGAGCGCGGGGGCGAAGCGATCGTAGAGGCGGTCCCGGATCAGGAAGTGGCGCGCCTCCCGGTCGGGGTCGGCGATCCAGCCGAGTAGCACGTCGAGTTCCTGCTGGAGCCGCAGGCCGGGATCCTCGACGAGGGTGCCCTGGCGGGCCTCGACGACCATGTCGTGGGCGTCGTTGGTGCTCGGCTGGCTGCCGGGCACGGGGGCGAGCGCGCGGTCCCGGAGGTAGAACCAGAGCCCCTCGTCCAGTTCGTGGAAGAACAGGACGGTCGACTCGTCGTCGGGGACGAGCCGGTCGATCGTCGCGGCCAGGGGGCGGTGGCTCTGGGAGCCCAGTAGCGGCCGGGCGATCGCCCCGTAGGCGATCAGGACGCCGACGGAGACCGAGGCGGCGATCGGCGCCAGCGCCGTCGCCTCGGCCCCCCTCCTCCAGGCCACGGCCGAGGCGACCACGCCGGCCACCACGACCGCCGCCAGCGCCAGCGACGCCCCGAGGAACTCGGGGGCCCGCTGCGAGACGACCACCGGGGCCGCGCAGGCGACCACGAACAGGACCACCCAGAGCGACTGGAGCATCAGCCTGGGGCCGATCGCCCCGGACCTCGCCTCCCGGGCCATCCGGATCCACCCCGACCCGGCCAGCAGCGCCACCGCCGGCAGGCAAGGGACATAATAATTGGGCTTGGCCACCGACCAGGTGCTGAACATCGCCAGGTTGGCGAACGCCCAGAACCAGGGGAACCAGGGGGTCGACCTCGACGCCCGGCCCCTCGCCGTGAAGGGCACGACCAGGGCCAGGATCGCCAGGGGGGTCCAGGGCATCGCCATCCAGAACCACTCGGCGACCAGGGGGGTCCGCCAGTCGTGGTGCGCCACCCCGGCCGAGCCGACCTTCTGGCCGATTTCCAGCATCCAGACGCTCAGCGCGTCGAACCGGGAGACCAGCACCGGCACCGGCCAGCAGAGGCAGAGGGCGGTCATCAAGGCGACCCCCCGCCAGTCCTGCAGCAGGAGGAGCCCCGCCTTCAGCCGCCTCGAGACGGCGAGGTACGGCACCACCGTCAGCCCGACGAGGACCAGGATCACCGGCCCCTTGGTCAGGAAGCCCAGGCCCAGGCTCGCGTACATCAGGATCGACCAGCCCCGGGGGCCGGGCTCCTCCGATGGCGGCGGCAGGCCAGGCCCGACCCGATCGCCGTGCAGCCGACGCCAGGCGGAATAGAGGGCCAGCGTGGTGAAGAAGGCGAGCGGCCCGTCGTTGCCGGCCTGGCGGTGCTCGGTGATCGCATAGAAGGTCGAGCAATACGCCAACCCCGACGCGATCCCGACCCACCGCCCCCCGAGCCGACGACCCAGGTCGTAGACCAGCAGCGCCACGCCGACGGCCGCCAGGGCCGAGGGGAGGCGGACGATCACCTCGTCGCTGCGGCCGGTCAGCAGCATCAGCGAGGCGCTGGCCCACCTCGGCAGCGGCGGCTTCTCCAGCCGGGGGCGGCCCTGGATCTCGGCGATCAGCCAGTGGCCGTGGTTCACGGTGTCGAGGGACTCGGCGGCGGCGCGCTGCTCGCGCTTGCCCCAGAGGTCCACGGCACCGAGCAGGCCGACGAAGGTCACCAGCGCCGAGGCGAGCAACACCAGCTCGGGCCAGCGCGACCGGACCCGGTGCCCGAAACGAAGCGGCATCGTGAGCAGCCCTCCCTGGCCGTCCCGGCCGTGGCCCGGCCCGCCGCCCGGCGGCGAGGCGCGAAGCAGGCCGGCCTCGATCGATCGGGGACGATAGCCCAACCGGGCCCGACCGGCAACCCGAACCGGCCCGCGTCGGGGCAATCCGGGAATCTCCCGGGGAATTCCGCCGTCACTACCCCGACCGACCCGCAACGCCCCCCGGAGATTGCGCCGATTCGGCCCGGGACGCGCCACTCGGCGTCGCCTCAGCCCGAGTTGACAGGCCCTCCGGCCTTCGGTTATACCCACGCCCCAATCGACCCGTCGTGGGACGGACCTCGGGGCTCCGAGCGTCCGGACCGCCCGGGTCGACGGCGCCCGGGATGCCGGACCATCGGCCTCCCCGAGGCGTCGGAGCGTGCAAGGATGCGCCCGCGGGGGGGCACCAACGGGCACAGGGACGGCCCGGCCCCCTCGCGTCCCCGATCACCCGCCGTCGAGGCGCGGCGAGGGAAGACGAGAGGCCCGGCAGGCACCGCACCGCTCCCATCCGACCCGACCGGCCGAGGCGGGATCCGCCGGGCGATCGAGGCCCGAGCCCCGCTCGCCCCCGGCCCGCTCGCCCCGTCCCGACCGATCGATCGACGCCTCGAGCCCGATACTCGTCCGCCACGGAAGGGGGATGGCCCCATGCGGCTCGCCATGACCAGGATCGTCGCGCCGCCCCGCGCGCCCCACCGCCGGTACGTCCGAGAGCGGACCGAGGTGGACCCCGCGCCCCGGCCGGCCGGCCTCTACCCCGGCGAGCCCGACTCCTGCCGTCGGAGCTTCCGTCTCTTCCTGCCGGTGGCGCTGCAGCTCGGCCTGCTGGTGGCCGTGGCCGAGGTCTACAACCTCGAAGGCCGGGCCTTCCGGCTGCTGCTGGGGATCGCCGCGGCCGCGTTGCCGGCCCATTACCTGCTGCCCTATCGCTACAAGAAGCCGTTCTTCGTGGCCGCCTCGGTCGTGGGCCTGGCCTGGGTCTTCGGCTTGCAGACGACGGCCGTGGTGCTGCCCGCCGCCTTGGGGCTGATCGGCCTCTGCATGGCCCCCCTGCCCTGGCGGGTCCGGGTGGGCGGGGTGGCGGCGGTGGCGATCACGCTCGCCCTGGTCCGGGGCGGGGCGATCGAGGCCGACCTGCCCTCGCCGGTCCTGCCGGTGCTGGGCACCATGTTCATGTTCCGGCTCATCATCTTCCTGTACGAGTTGAAGCACGCCGAGGCGCCCGAGACGCCCGCCGACGTGCTCAGCTACTTCTTCCTCCTGCCGAACTACTGCTTCCTGCACTTCCCGGTGGTCGACTACCGGACGATGCAGCGCGGCTACTTCTCGGGGGAGGTGCACGCCGTCCAGCGCGACGGCCTGCGGATGATCTTCCGGGGCTTCGTCCACCTCCTGCTCTACCGCCTCGTCTACCACGAGCTGCTCATCACCCCCGAGCAGGTCGCCGGCCCGGGGAGCCTGGGGCGTTTCCTGGCCTGCAACTATTTCCTGTATCTGCACGTCTCGGGGCAATTCCACGTCGCCTGCGGGATGCTCCACCTCTTCGGCTTCAAGCTGCCCGAGACGCACCACAACTACCTGCTGGCGACCGGCTTCACCGACTACTGGCGGCGGATCAACATCTACTGGAAGGACTTCATGGTCCGGGTCGTCTTCAACCCGGTCGCCTTCCGCCTCAAGCGGAGGCCCCAGTGGCAGGCGCTGGCCGCGGCGACCTCGGTCGTGTTCGTCGCCACCTGGCTGCTGCACGCCTACCAGTCGTTCTGGCTGAGCGGCTCCTGGCACTTCAGCGTGCCGGACGCCCTGTTCTGGGGCGTCCTCGGCGCGTTCGTGCTGGTCAACGTCCAGCTCGACGCCCGGCGCCCCCGGGCCCGCCGCCTGAAGAAGCCCGCCGACCCGACCCGTTGGCGGTCCGCCCGGGCGGGGCTGATCCGGGGGTCGAAGGTGCTGGGCACCTTCACCACGATCGCCCTGCTCTGGTCGCTCTGGACCAGCCCGAGCCTCGACTCCTGGCTGGCGATGCTCCGCCGGGGCCTGGGGGTCGAGTGACCCTCCCGACCGGCCGCGATCGCTTCCGTCCCCGAACCGAGCCCGACGGCACCATGGCCGCCTCCCGAACCTTCCCCCCCCAGTTCGCCCTGACCGCCGCCCTGCTCGCCTGGGGCCTGGCGCCGGACTCGGTCCGCCCCCGGGCCGCCGACGCCCTGCTCCGATCGGGGAAGAACCGGGCCGACCTCGATCGCCTGGAAGCCGGGTATTATGAGCACCTGCTCGACACCGGCCGACGACTCGACGACGACGCCGTCACGCCCCCCCCGGCCCCGTTCAAGGACGGCCCGCTCGCGATGAAGGTCGAGGACCTCCGGGAGTGCGTCCTCCGTCCCGACCTGGCCACCACCTTCCGGGGCGCCCGCTGGACGACCAACCGGCTCGGCCTTCGGGACGACGGCTGCGAGGCCGGGGATGCGGCGGGCTCGTACCGGGTCGCCGTCATCGGCGACTCGATCGGCGTCGGCTGGGGCGTCCACGACGGCGAGGGGTTCGAGCCGAGGCTGGAACGGGCGCTCGACGCCCGGTCGGCCGACCTCGGGGGACCCCGGGTCGAGCTGCTCAACCTCTGCGTCCCCGGCTACGCCCCCGGCCAGCGTCGGGAGCACCTGGAGCGGCTCGGGTGGTCGTTCGGGCCCGACCTCGTGCTGTACCAGGCGACGGCGGCCGACATCGGTTGGGACGAGCGACGCCTCCGCGCCCTGCTGCCCGGGGGCATCGGCTGGGACGCCCCCATGTACCGGGAGGCGATCGCCTCCGGCGGCCTCCGCCCCGGGGACGGCCCCGACCGGGTCCGGGACGCGCTGAAGCCGAGGCGACTGGACATCCTGGCCGGCGTCTATCGGGCGGTCGTCGCCGACGCGAGGGGCCGGGGCGTGCCGATCGGCTGGGTCCTGCTGCCCCGGGTCGGCCGGCCGATCGACCCCCGGGAGCGTCGATCGCTCGTCGGCCTGGCCACGGTCGCCGGCTTCGACCCGATCATCGACCTGTCCGACGCCTTCGACGGACTCGACCCGCGGTCGATCGCCGTCGGCCCGGACGACTACCACCCGAACGCCGACGGGCACGCGATCCTCGCCCGCCGGCTGGAGGCCGCGCTGGCCACCCGGCCCGGCGTGCCCTGGACCGACCCGACCGAATCGAGCCGGCCCGGATCGGCCGGGGGAGCGACCCGACGATGACCCGGACCTCCGCCTCCCAGGCCCCCCGCGCCTCGCTGCTGACGGCCCTGCTCGCCTCGGCCGCCCTGCTCGCCGCCGGGCTGGCCGACTGGCCCGCCGGCCGGGCCCGGTCGGCGATGCAGTCGCTCCGCTCGGCCGAGCCGAACCGGGCCGACCGGGAGGCCACCGCCGGGGGCTACTACGAGGGGCTCATCAACCGGGGAGCCCCCGAGGATCGCGCCACCGACGAGGTCGCCCTCCGGCTGCTCGGCACCCCCGACCGCTGGGTCAGCTTCCACGACATGGGGGCGACGCACTACATCCCCGACGCCTTCCTCCAGTTCCAGCTCCACCCCGACGTCCGCCGGCCGGTGCTCGACCACGAGTTCACCACCAACGCCCTCGGGCTCCGGGACCGGGACGGCTATACCGTCGAGAAGCCGGAGGGGACGTTCCGGATCGTCCTGCTCGGCTCGTCGATCGACATGGGTTGGGGCGTCGACGTGGAGGACACCTACGAGAACTGGCTGGAGGACTGGCTCAACGCCCGGGCCGAGAAGATCGGGCTCGACCGCCGCTTCGAGATCCTGAACTTCGCCATGGCCGCCTACGGGCCGGCCCAGCGGCTGGAACGCTTCCGGACGTATGCCGCCGGGTTCGACCCGGACCTCGTCCTCTACTCGGGCACGATGCTCGACCCGAGGCTCTCGGAGATCCACCTCTGCGACCTGATCCGCTACCGGGCGGACCCGACCTACGACTTCGTCCGGGCCGTGCTCGACGTCGCCCGGCTGACCGACGAGGACACCGAGCTCGACCCCTCCGGCCAGCTCGAGAGGCGGAGCCGCCTGAAGGCCAAGCTCGCCCCCTACCTCTGGGCGATGGTCGACGGCTCGGTCGGCACGCTCGCGACCGAATGCCGGGCCCGGCACCTGCCGCTGGCCTACCTGGTCGTCCCCCGGGCCGGCCTCTCCGACGTGCCCGGGACCCGGGACCCCGGCGTGAGCCGGCACGTCGAGATCGCCACCCGTCACGGCGTCGACCTGCTCGACCTGACCGGAGCCTTCGACGACGACGACCCCGACGCCCTGGCCCTCGCCCCCTGGGACGACCACCCCAACGCCGACGGCCACCGCCTGATCTTCTATGCCCTGGCCGAGGCCCTGGTCGCCGACCCCGGCCTCTCCCGCCTCCTCTTCGGCGCCGAGGGCGGCGGCCGCGTCCTCCACCCCGGCGAAGGCCCGGTCGCGGCCGAGTCGGGGCGTTGGGGGAGGGGCGGGGGGAGGACACGATGATGAGCGGGGACCGGGAGGTCGATGGCTGATGAGTTCGCCCCCTTCCCCGGCCCGGGCGGCGTGACGCCCTCCCCCCGCCGCCGACCCGATCCAGCCCGGCGATCCCGCGGGACGCCGGCCCGTCGCATTCCACTCGCCCCGATGCCCGTCAACGGATTGACGATCATGCAACCCAGAACGACCCAGCCGCGCACCGCCCCCGCCCGGACCACCCCGGTCACGACCCCGGCCCTCCAGGACGATCGCCTGCGGCCCGACCGCCGCGTCGACCCCGCCCACGCGGCCCACCGACCGGCCCTGGCGCCGAGGGAGACCATCCACCTGGCGCAGTTGCTCGACCGCGCCGCCACCCGGTGGCCCGACCGCCCGGCCGTCGAGGCCGAGGACGGGAGGGTCCTGACCTACGACCAGCTCGACCGGGCCGCCGACCGGCTCGACGCCCGGCTCGCCCGCTACGGGATCGGCCGGGGGGACCGCGTCGGCCTGATGCTGCCGAAGTCCCCCGAGGCGGTGGCCGCGATCCACGGCGTCCTCCGATCGGGCGCCGCGTACGTCCCCGTCGACCCGACCGCCCCCCCGGCCCGGGGGGCCGGGATCCTGGCCGATGCGTTCGTGAAGGCGGTGGTGGTCGACTCCGGGCTGGTCGACGCGCTCCGCTCCTGCTGGCCCGGCCCCGGGCCGATGCCGAAGCTGATCGTCGTGGGCGAGGGGGCCGCCGACCACCCCGACGGCGTCTCCTGGGCCGAGGTCATGGCCGACGAGGCCCCGACCCCCGACCCGTCCCCCCGCTTCGACGGCGACGTGGCGTACATCCTCTACACGTCGGGGTCGACCGGGACGCCCAAGGGCGTGACGCTCTCTCACGCCAACGCGCTCTGCTTCCTCGATTGGTGCGCCTCCGCCTTCGGCGTCGAGCCGGGCCGCCGGTTCGCCTCGCACGCGCCCTTCCATTTCGACCTGTCGGTCTTCGACCTCTACGCCTGCTGCCGGGCCGGCGGGACCCTGGTGCTCGTCGGCGAGGGCCTGGGCAAGGACCCGGCCCGCCTCGGCGATTTCCTGACCGACCGCGCCATCGACGTCTGGTACTCGGCCCCGTCGATCCTCGCCCTGCTCTCGGAGTACGGCCGGATCGACCGGCCGGGGCTGACCCCGCCGAGGCTCGTCCTGTTCGCGGGCGAGGTCTTCCCGATCGCCCACCTCCGCCGGCTCCGGAGGCTCTGGCCGTATGCGACGCTCTGGAACCTCTACGGCCCGACCGAGACGAACGTCTGCACCGCCCACCGCATCCCCGAGGCCATCGCCGACGACCGGGACGAGCCCTTCCCGATCGGCCCGGTCTGCCCGCCGCTGCGGGCCCGGGTGGTCGACGAGCAGGGGGACGACGTGCCCGACGGCGACGAGGGGGAGCTGCTCATCGCCGGCCCCGGCGTGATGCGCGGCTACTTCGGCCGGGACGACCTGACGGAGGCCGCCTTCATCGAGTCGGTCGACGGCACCCGCTGGTATCGCACCGGCGACCTCGTCTCGGATCTCGGGGGCGGCTGCTTCTCCTACCACGGCCGCCGGGACCGCATGGTGAAGAAGCGCGGCTACCGGATCGAGCTGGGCGAGATCGAGGCCGCCCTGCACCGCCTCGACGGCGTCTCCCGGGCCGCCGTCGTCGCCACCCCGACCGCCGAGGGGCTGGTCATCTCGGCCTTCGTCGCGATGAAGGCGGGGCAGAAGGGATCGATCATCGCGCTGAAACGCCATTGCGCCTCGGTGCTCCCGTCCTACATGATCCCCGACGCGATCCGATTCCTCCCGTCGATCCCGTCGACCTCGACCGACAAGGTGGATTATCCCCACCTCGGGGCCCTCGCCTCGGGCCCCGAGCCGGAGGCCGCCTGAGCGGATCGGGCGGGATCCGGGGGCAGAGCCGATCACCCCCGTCGGCGGAGGCATCCCGGATGAGGCGGGGCGGGCGGCCGACGCCGGATGGCGGGCGGGGGATGCCCCACTCCGGTCCGATCGCCCCCCCCGGACGGGCCGATCCCTTCCCGAGTTCCTCGCCGCGACGCTTCGAGTCCTGGCCGCCCATGCCCGGGATCGAGAACCCGGATTCCTCCCCGACCGAGGTCCCCGTGCGTCCGATCCCGCGACACCTCACCAGCTGGAAGCCCTGGTTCTACCGGGCGATGCTCCCGGCGCTCCGCCGGCTCGGCCCCGAGGGGTGCGACGCCGCCCTGGTCGCCGTCGGCCTCGTGCTGGGGACCGTGCCGGGGCGGCGGGGTCGGATCGACCGCCGGTTGCGGTCGGCGCGGTCGGCGCTCGGGTGTGTCTGGGACCTCGAGGTCGCCCGGTCGGGCCTGGCCGGCAACCTCGCCCGGTTCGCCGCCCGGGACTGCACCCTGGAGGGCCTGGCCGACGACGAGGCGATCGCCCGGTTCGACGTCGACGGGGCCGGGCACCTCGACGCGGTCCTGGCCGATGGCCGGGGGGCGATCCTGCTCGGCGGCCACTTCGGCGCCTATCTCTCGGCGATGCACTGGCTCGTCCGACGACGGGTGCCGATGCGGGCGATGGTCCAGCGGCCCCGGCACGTCTCGGCCGAGCTGGCCCGCTGGTTCGACCGGGCGGGCACGGCCGGGGATCCCGACTCCCTCGGCCGACACCCACAATCCGGGTTCTTCCTCCGCCGGTCGATGCCCCCGGGAGAGGGGGTCCTCCGGGTGCTCCGGGCCCGATCGGCGCTGCGCGAGGGGATGGCGATCTTCATCAATGGCGACGTCGCCTGGGACGCCGGCTGCGCCCGCCCCGGTCGGCTGCTCGGCCGGGAGTCGAACTACCAGTCGGCCTGGGCCGACCTGGCCGCCATCACCGGGGCGCCGGTCCTGCCGGTCTTCTGCTCCCACCGGCCCGGCGGCCGGTTCTCGATGACGATCGACCCGCCCTGGTCCCTTTCGGCGGGCGATCAGCAACGCGCCGTCGACCGCTACCTCTCCCGGCTCGAATCGGCCATCGCCGCCGAGCCGGCCGAGGCGATCGCCCACCTGCTCTGGGCCTCCTCCCCCCTTGCCGTCCTCGGTGACCGTCCCGTTGGCCGCCCCGCGAGGCCCGTGCCCTCGGCCAAGCCTCGGGTTCGGGTGCGAGGGCGGGTCGGCCCGGATCGGGCCCCGTCACCGCTGCGCTGACGGACCGGGCTGCGCCGACGGACTGGGGCACGCACGGTCCGATTCGGCGACTCGGCCTCGCAAGAACGTCCGGGCATCGCTCCTCCTCGGCCTCGCCGCCTGCCTCCGGGTCCTCCCGCAGGGACGCGTCCTCCCGGCACGCACAGCCTGACGGGAAGATCGGGAACGGGCGGGTAGGATCAAGACACCGACCGATTCCTGACGATTTCACAGGAGCGACGGGCGGCGAGGGGAATTCGGGCCGGGGGAAGTGGAGGGCGTCACGACATGCTGCCGACCGTACTCCTGCCGACGCTTCTGTGGCTGGGCCAGTCTCCCGGCATCACGTTCCTCGCACCCGTCCCGCCGGGTCCACGGCCCGACTACGCCCGGCCCGTGGTGCAGTCGGACCGGGCGGTGGTCCCGGAGACGGTGGCCGGCTGCATCCACCGGCCGGCGGAGTTACCGTTCAACCCGGAGCAACTCGACCGGGCGGCGATGCGGATCCTCCAGCTCATCAAGTGGAGCCGCCTCCGGGAGGCGAAGCACTTCGCCTCGCTCGGATCTCCGGCCGCCCCGGACCGACGCCTGATCCCGAGGCGGCCGCCCTCGCCCGAGGAGCGCCTCCGGCTGAGGGCGATCGCCGCCGCGATCGACGAGCACTGGAAGTACTTCGAGGCCAGGCTCTACGAGGTCCGGATGTTCCGCCACCGCCCCGAGGAGGGTCAGCTCGCCTGCCGACGGGCCGCCGAGGCCTGGGACGCCCTGCTCGGCCTGATCCGGCAGCACCCCGATCCCCTGCCGCCCGACCTGGTGAAGGAGTTCGAGGCGGTCGACGCCCTGGTCGCCGTCATCCGGGCCTCATCCATCTAGCCACTTCCCATCTTATCTAGATCCCCGGCCCAATCGAATCATCTGCCGACGTCGATAAAACGCAACGCCGCGGGGCGGCAAAGTCTGCCGGCTGCGTCCAGGACTGCATGGTGACACGTAGGGAAGCTGGCGTCCCCCCGACATCGTGAGCGTGC carries:
- a CDS encoding amino acid adenylation domain-containing protein, producing MQPRTTQPRTAPARTTPVTTPALQDDRLRPDRRVDPAHAAHRPALAPRETIHLAQLLDRAATRWPDRPAVEAEDGRVLTYDQLDRAADRLDARLARYGIGRGDRVGLMLPKSPEAVAAIHGVLRSGAAYVPVDPTAPPARGAGILADAFVKAVVVDSGLVDALRSCWPGPGPMPKLIVVGEGAADHPDGVSWAEVMADEAPTPDPSPRFDGDVAYILYTSGSTGTPKGVTLSHANALCFLDWCASAFGVEPGRRFASHAPFHFDLSVFDLYACCRAGGTLVLVGEGLGKDPARLGDFLTDRAIDVWYSAPSILALLSEYGRIDRPGLTPPRLVLFAGEVFPIAHLRRLRRLWPYATLWNLYGPTETNVCTAHRIPEAIADDRDEPFPIGPVCPPLRARVVDEQGDDVPDGDEGELLIAGPGVMRGYFGRDDLTEAAFIESVDGTRWYRTGDLVSDLGGGCFSYHGRRDRMVKKRGYRIELGEIEAALHRLDGVSRAAVVATPTAEGLVISAFVAMKAGQKGSIIALKRHCASVLPSYMIPDAIRFLPSIPSTSTDKVDYPHLGALASGPEPEAA
- a CDS encoding LpxL/LpxP family acyltransferase — encoded protein: MRPIPRHLTSWKPWFYRAMLPALRRLGPEGCDAALVAVGLVLGTVPGRRGRIDRRLRSARSALGCVWDLEVARSGLAGNLARFAARDCTLEGLADDEAIARFDVDGAGHLDAVLADGRGAILLGGHFGAYLSAMHWLVRRRVPMRAMVQRPRHVSAELARWFDRAGTAGDPDSLGRHPQSGFFLRRSMPPGEGVLRVLRARSALREGMAIFINGDVAWDAGCARPGRLLGRESNYQSAWADLAAITGAPVLPVFCSHRPGGRFSMTIDPPWSLSAGDQQRAVDRYLSRLESAIAAEPAEAIAHLLWASSPLAVLGDRPVGRPARPVPSAKPRVRVRGRVGPDRAPSPLR
- a CDS encoding SGNH/GDSL hydrolase family protein, translating into MAASRTFPPQFALTAALLAWGLAPDSVRPRAADALLRSGKNRADLDRLEAGYYEHLLDTGRRLDDDAVTPPPAPFKDGPLAMKVEDLRECVLRPDLATTFRGARWTTNRLGLRDDGCEAGDAAGSYRVAVIGDSIGVGWGVHDGEGFEPRLERALDARSADLGGPRVELLNLCVPGYAPGQRREHLERLGWSFGPDLVLYQATAADIGWDERRLRALLPGGIGWDAPMYREAIASGGLRPGDGPDRVRDALKPRRLDILAGVYRAVVADARGRGVPIGWVLLPRVGRPIDPRERRSLVGLATVAGFDPIIDLSDAFDGLDPRSIAVGPDDYHPNADGHAILARRLEAALATRPGVPWTDPTESSRPGSAGGATRR
- a CDS encoding SGNH/GDSL hydrolase family protein: MTRTSASQAPRASLLTALLASAALLAAGLADWPAGRARSAMQSLRSAEPNRADREATAGGYYEGLINRGAPEDRATDEVALRLLGTPDRWVSFHDMGATHYIPDAFLQFQLHPDVRRPVLDHEFTTNALGLRDRDGYTVEKPEGTFRIVLLGSSIDMGWGVDVEDTYENWLEDWLNARAEKIGLDRRFEILNFAMAAYGPAQRLERFRTYAAGFDPDLVLYSGTMLDPRLSEIHLCDLIRYRADPTYDFVRAVLDVARLTDEDTELDPSGQLERRSRLKAKLAPYLWAMVDGSVGTLATECRARHLPLAYLVVPRAGLSDVPGTRDPGVSRHVEIATRHGVDLLDLTGAFDDDDPDALALAPWDDHPNADGHRLIFYALAEALVADPGLSRLLFGAEGGGRVLHPGEGPVAAESGRWGRGGGRTR
- a CDS encoding ArnT family glycosyltransferase, with product MPLRFGHRVRSRWPELVLLASALVTFVGLLGAVDLWGKREQRAAAESLDTVNHGHWLIAEIQGRPRLEKPPLPRWASASLMLLTGRSDEVIVRLPSALAAVGVALLVYDLGRRLGGRWVGIASGLAYCSTFYAITEHRQAGNDGPLAFFTTLALYSAWRRLHGDRVGPGLPPPSEEPGPRGWSILMYASLGLGFLTKGPVILVLVGLTVVPYLAVSRRLKAGLLLLQDWRGVALMTALCLCWPVPVLVSRFDALSVWMLEIGQKVGSAGVAHHDWRTPLVAEWFWMAMPWTPLAILALVVPFTARGRASRSTPWFPWFWAFANLAMFSTWSVAKPNYYVPCLPAVALLAGSGWIRMAREARSGAIGPRLMLQSLWVVLFVVACAAPVVVSQRAPEFLGASLALAAVVVAGVVASAVAWRRGAEATALAPIAASVSVGVLIAYGAIARPLLGSQSHRPLAATIDRLVPDDESTVLFFHELDEGLWFYLRDRALAPVPGSQPSTNDAHDMVVEARQGTLVEDPGLRLQQELDVLLGWIADPDREARHFLIRDRLYDRFAPALRGLTTELYREPDLGRNELVLLRVDAPAGTVASADADPASDLGTGPLR